A genomic window from Agreia sp. COWG includes:
- a CDS encoding RDD family protein, whose amino-acid sequence MTDEAVALRGANGTGLGSAPSDDELLVGEAVALDVRPAGFILRAGGAAIDFVISAALLIVLFLGIGGLGSTGQVDEALGAALSVIALVVCIVIVPTAVEVLTKGRSVGKLAVGARIVRDDGGAISIRHSVIRGLTGVLEIFFTLGGLAAVTALLNGRSKRLGDLLAGTYSQHERVPEPRSHALGVPVMLQAWAQVADVARMPDRLGQRVTQFLAQAPQMSDATRQRLAVELATEVRPFVSPLPAVHPALFLAGVAAVRRDREYAALMLEKQRLDRLDPLLQGLPHGFPRR is encoded by the coding sequence ATGACGGACGAAGCTGTCGCCCTCCGCGGCGCGAACGGCACGGGTCTCGGCTCGGCGCCCTCCGACGACGAGCTTCTGGTCGGCGAGGCGGTGGCGCTCGACGTTCGCCCCGCGGGGTTCATTCTGCGCGCGGGCGGTGCGGCGATCGACTTCGTCATCTCGGCCGCGCTGCTCATCGTGCTCTTCCTCGGCATCGGCGGTCTGGGCAGCACCGGTCAGGTCGACGAGGCCCTCGGGGCCGCACTCAGCGTGATCGCGTTGGTCGTGTGCATCGTCATCGTGCCCACGGCCGTCGAGGTGCTCACCAAGGGCCGCTCCGTGGGCAAGCTCGCGGTCGGCGCCCGCATCGTTCGCGACGATGGCGGCGCCATCTCCATCCGACATTCCGTGATCAGGGGCCTCACCGGCGTGCTGGAGATCTTCTTCACGCTCGGCGGACTCGCCGCGGTCACCGCGCTTCTCAACGGCAGGTCGAAGCGACTCGGAGACCTGCTCGCCGGCACCTACAGCCAGCACGAGCGAGTGCCGGAGCCCCGAAGTCACGCCTTGGGCGTGCCCGTGATGCTGCAGGCCTGGGCTCAGGTCGCAGACGTTGCCCGGATGCCCGACCGCCTCGGTCAGCGCGTCACGCAGTTCCTCGCCCAGGCCCCGCAGATGTCGGATGCGACGAGGCAGCGCCTCGCTGTCGAGCTGGCGACAGAGGTGCGCCCCTTCGTCTCCCCGCTGCCCGCCGTCCACCCTGCTCTGTTCCTGGCCGGCGTCGCGGCCGTGCGCCGTGACCGCGAATACGCGGCCCTGATGCTCGAGAAGCAGCGGCTCGACAGGCTCGACCCCCTGCTGCAGGGACTCCCTCACGGTTTCCCGCGGCGCTAG
- the ahcY gene encoding adenosylhomocysteinase, producing the protein MTLTAPTPASTLSFKVADLSLAEAGRHQVRLAENEMPGLMSLRAEFADSQPLAGARIMGSLHMTVQTAVLIETLTALGAQVRWVSCNIFSTQNEAAAAMVVGPSGTPDAPAGVPVFAWKGETLEEYWWCTEQAFDWSAEAAAAGADWTGPNMILDDGGDATMLVHKGRQFELAGAVPDTQPDDSQEYGVVLDLLRRSLASSTDRWTRIAADIQGVSEETTTGVHRLYELASSDELLFPAINVNDSVTKSKFDNKYGIRHSLPDGLNRATDVLIGGKVVFVVGYGDVGKGAAEAMRGQGARVIVSEVDPICALQAAMDGYQVARLESVIGEVDIVVTGTGNENVVTLDHILAMKHLAIIANVGHFDNEIDMAGLERLEGAVKVEIKPQVHEWRLPTGRSVLVLSEGRLMNLGNATGHPSFVMSNSFTNQVLAQIELFAFTERYPVGVYVLPKHLDEKVARLHLDALGVELTELTPKQAAYIGVPVDGPYKVDHYRY; encoded by the coding sequence ATGACGCTCACCGCTCCCACCCCGGCATCCACCCTCTCGTTCAAGGTCGCCGACCTCTCGCTCGCCGAGGCGGGCCGGCACCAGGTTCGACTCGCCGAGAACGAGATGCCCGGCCTCATGTCGCTGCGAGCGGAGTTCGCCGACTCGCAGCCCCTAGCGGGAGCGCGCATCATGGGGTCGCTGCACATGACCGTGCAGACGGCGGTTCTCATCGAGACGCTCACCGCCCTCGGCGCGCAGGTGCGTTGGGTCAGTTGCAATATCTTCTCGACCCAGAACGAGGCGGCGGCGGCCATGGTCGTCGGTCCGTCGGGCACGCCGGATGCGCCCGCGGGTGTGCCGGTCTTCGCTTGGAAGGGCGAGACGCTCGAGGAGTACTGGTGGTGCACAGAGCAGGCCTTCGACTGGTCGGCGGAGGCTGCGGCGGCGGGAGCCGACTGGACCGGCCCCAACATGATCCTCGACGACGGTGGCGACGCCACGATGCTCGTGCACAAGGGGCGTCAATTCGAGCTCGCCGGTGCTGTCCCTGACACGCAGCCTGACGACAGCCAGGAATACGGCGTCGTTCTCGACCTGCTGCGCCGCTCGCTCGCGTCGTCGACCGACCGGTGGACCCGTATCGCCGCCGACATTCAGGGTGTGTCGGAAGAGACGACCACGGGCGTTCACCGTCTCTACGAGCTCGCGTCTTCGGATGAGCTGCTGTTCCCTGCGATCAACGTCAACGACAGCGTCACCAAGAGCAAGTTCGACAACAAGTACGGCATTCGCCACTCGCTTCCGGATGGCCTGAACCGCGCGACCGACGTGCTCATCGGCGGCAAGGTCGTCTTCGTGGTCGGCTACGGCGACGTGGGCAAGGGGGCCGCCGAGGCCATGCGCGGCCAGGGCGCCCGGGTGATCGTCAGCGAGGTGGATCCGATCTGCGCGCTGCAGGCAGCGATGGACGGCTATCAGGTGGCGCGCCTCGAATCCGTGATCGGCGAGGTCGACATCGTCGTGACAGGCACGGGTAACGAGAACGTGGTCACCCTCGATCACATCCTCGCCATGAAGCACCTCGCGATCATCGCGAACGTGGGCCATTTCGACAACGAGATCGACATGGCAGGGCTCGAGAGGCTCGAGGGCGCCGTGAAGGTAGAGATCAAGCCGCAGGTGCACGAGTGGCGACTGCCGACGGGGCGAAGCGTGCTCGTGCTCTCCGAGGGCCGCCTGATGAACCTGGGCAACGCCACAGGTCACCCGAGCTTCGTGATGAGCAATTCGTTCACGAACCAGGTTCTCGCCCAGATCGAACTCTTCGCCTTCACCGAGCGCTATCCGGTGGGTGTCTACGTGCTGCCTAAGCACCTCGACGAGAAGGTGGCCCGCCTGCACCTCGACGCGCTCGGGGTCGAACTCACAGAGCTCACACCCAAGCAGGCTGCGTACATCGGCGTGCCGGTCGACGGACCCTACAAGGTAGATCACTACCGCTATTAG
- a CDS encoding DUF3499 family protein: MNHRPCSRVACSDEAVATLTYVYADSLAVLGPLSLRHEPHSYDLCVRHSDRLKAPQGWQVMRHVQFTR; this comes from the coding sequence ATGAATCATCGACCGTGTTCCCGGGTGGCGTGCTCAGACGAGGCCGTCGCGACCTTGACGTACGTGTATGCCGATTCCCTCGCCGTTCTCGGTCCACTGAGCCTGCGTCACGAGCCGCACAGCTACGATCTGTGCGTGCGCCACTCGGATCGCCTGAAGGCGCCCCAGGGCTGGCAGGTCATGCGTCACGTGCAGTTCACTCGCTAG
- a CDS encoding glycosyltransferase family 2 protein gives MRARVTAVLVASNGADFLPRTLDALAAQTRKPDRLIVVDVGSTDSTPALLSDARPTHFIQASARLNFGTAVSHALGVVAPPADENEWLWLLAHDTAPEPDALAALLAAVEVSPSVAAAGPKLMDWDHPDYISEFGETITRFGATYSMAETELDQAQHDRLSDVLGVGAAGMLVRHTVWNDVSGFDPALATVDNGLDFSLRVRLAGHRVVGVPAARVASAGDGLAGPDRSEKGRARRKRQADRRAAQLHRRLVYAPAFALVFHWLSLVPLAVLRSLGQLVRKQPGAIGGELSAAFRTAFGSHVSQARRRLHAAKRVGWNTISPLRIPSVEVRRRRSLQREIALTHLRGEKDRIQFVATGGITTVLLFAVLGLIMFIPLIGAIAVTGGSLLPVSDSIGEVWSHVGYGWRDIGLGFVGAADPFTTVLAVLGSLTFWAPSLSIIGVYLAALPLAALAAWLLAARLTDKPWLRAVAAVLWALAPTFLASLDAGAIGAVLAHLLLPWLVLAGLAARKSWSASAMAAILFAVTLACAPSLWPALLVIWLVATATSSRNVARYLGIPIPALVLFAPLAWDQFRAGNLFGLLADPGVPAVREPGSILSLLSGIPNSSQSGWTGLAQLAGLDTSTLDVLLAVAAVPLLLIAILALVLPGSSVTRAIVAVVGALLGLATAIASTTISLDAVGADPVFVWAGAGLSLYWLGLISAGVIGLNSLKTFSLAPGVVAATTIVVVAVPLVASTLLGGSSIEPSNARMLPAFVTAEAASTTRVGTLVLTPQPDGGLETAVVNGTGATLDDQSTLAATNRDEARDAELASLVGNLASLSGSDSSPRLSELGVEFVLLANPATTQPPAALTTTTQRATAAFDANSSLTTVGKTFAGTLWQITGTPSLSSLPSPNPTNTGTATGALLLVAQGIVFLLMLLLALPAGRLQPHGTRAVSALEPAAAAIPEADDDSPEHDGPDASTATTKTKIRRTLFARRARPDAAAEAATAAAAAGSAAIASAPDEAEGADNAVNEAEAAADAADENTADENADAEEAPVPAVAVAPSETPAHPDTAPVVVHPGEDFDLKPASAPVGESEAERPSGSLPTLEQLVEEPVAAELPDFEPEPTTEFVESPESSFDTSATPDTAATPHATVQAELPFEAAEADGQAVPTDEDTPANGSSAGVTTPNEQPSFSHAPAASSEYDDDYDPDAETVMRVKPIDLSAEEDENHGR, from the coding sequence ATGCGCGCCCGAGTCACAGCAGTTCTAGTCGCTTCCAACGGAGCGGACTTCCTTCCGCGCACCCTCGACGCCCTCGCGGCGCAGACGAGGAAGCCGGATCGCCTGATCGTCGTCGACGTCGGTTCCACCGATTCGACGCCTGCACTGCTGTCAGACGCCAGGCCTACCCACTTCATCCAGGCGTCTGCCCGACTCAACTTCGGCACGGCGGTGTCGCACGCGCTCGGCGTCGTCGCCCCTCCCGCCGACGAGAACGAGTGGCTGTGGCTCTTGGCTCACGACACCGCGCCGGAGCCGGATGCCCTGGCGGCCCTGCTCGCCGCCGTCGAGGTGAGCCCCTCGGTGGCTGCCGCCGGCCCGAAACTCATGGACTGGGACCACCCCGACTACATCAGCGAGTTCGGCGAGACGATCACGCGATTCGGTGCCACGTATTCCATGGCGGAGACCGAGCTCGACCAGGCCCAGCACGATCGGTTGAGCGATGTTCTCGGTGTGGGTGCCGCGGGAATGCTCGTTCGTCACACCGTCTGGAACGACGTCTCCGGCTTCGATCCCGCGCTCGCGACGGTCGACAACGGGCTCGACTTCAGTCTGCGCGTCAGGCTGGCGGGCCACAGGGTGGTCGGTGTGCCCGCAGCCCGCGTCGCCTCAGCGGGCGACGGTCTCGCGGGACCGGACCGCAGCGAGAAGGGCCGGGCGCGCCGTAAGCGCCAGGCGGATCGCCGCGCCGCCCAGCTTCACCGCCGCCTTGTCTATGCGCCCGCTTTCGCCTTGGTCTTCCACTGGCTCTCGCTCGTTCCCCTGGCCGTTCTGCGCAGTCTCGGCCAGTTGGTTCGCAAGCAGCCGGGCGCGATCGGCGGGGAGCTCTCTGCTGCCTTCCGCACGGCATTCGGCTCCCACGTGAGCCAGGCGCGTCGACGGCTGCATGCCGCGAAACGCGTGGGGTGGAACACGATTTCGCCGTTGCGCATCCCGAGCGTCGAGGTCAGACGCCGCCGCTCTCTGCAACGCGAGATTGCGCTGACCCATCTGCGCGGCGAGAAGGATCGCATCCAGTTCGTGGCCACCGGCGGAATCACGACGGTTCTGCTCTTCGCCGTGCTCGGGCTGATCATGTTCATCCCGTTGATCGGCGCGATCGCCGTCACCGGCGGCTCGCTGCTGCCCGTCAGTGACAGCATCGGCGAGGTGTGGAGCCACGTCGGCTACGGCTGGCGAGATATCGGTCTGGGATTCGTCGGCGCGGCCGATCCGTTCACCACCGTTCTGGCGGTTCTCGGCTCACTCACGTTCTGGGCTCCGTCGCTCTCGATCATCGGCGTCTATCTCGCTGCGCTTCCCCTGGCTGCGCTCGCCGCCTGGTTGCTTGCCGCTCGGCTGACCGACAAGCCGTGGCTGCGTGCCGTGGCCGCTGTTCTGTGGGCGTTGGCTCCGACCTTCCTCGCCTCGCTCGATGCCGGCGCCATCGGGGCGGTTCTGGCGCACCTGCTTCTGCCCTGGCTGGTGCTCGCCGGTCTTGCCGCTCGCAAGTCCTGGTCCGCGTCTGCGATGGCCGCCATCCTGTTCGCCGTGACGCTCGCGTGTGCGCCGTCGCTGTGGCCGGCGCTGCTGGTCATCTGGCTTGTGGCCACGGCGACGAGTTCGCGAAACGTGGCGAGGTACCTCGGCATCCCCATCCCCGCGCTCGTGCTGTTCGCTCCCCTCGCGTGGGATCAGTTCCGCGCGGGTAATCTGTTCGGTCTGCTTGCCGATCCCGGCGTTCCGGCGGTGCGCGAGCCAGGATCGATCCTGTCCCTGTTGAGCGGTATCCCCAATTCCTCACAGAGTGGATGGACCGGGCTGGCCCAGCTCGCCGGGCTCGATACGTCGACCCTCGACGTCTTGCTCGCCGTGGCAGCGGTGCCGTTGCTGCTGATCGCGATCCTGGCCCTCGTGCTGCCCGGCAGCAGCGTCACGCGCGCCATCGTGGCGGTTGTCGGTGCGCTTCTCGGCTTGGCCACCGCGATCGCGTCCACGACGATCTCTTTGGATGCCGTCGGGGCCGATCCCGTCTTCGTGTGGGCGGGGGCCGGACTCAGCCTCTACTGGTTGGGTCTGATCTCGGCCGGTGTCATCGGCCTGAACAGCCTGAAGACGTTCTCTCTCGCCCCCGGCGTGGTCGCCGCGACCACGATCGTGGTCGTCGCCGTCCCCCTCGTGGCCTCCACTCTTCTCGGCGGCTCGTCGATCGAGCCGAGCAATGCACGGATGCTGCCGGCCTTCGTCACGGCGGAGGCGGCATCGACCACCCGCGTCGGCACGCTGGTGCTCACTCCGCAGCCAGACGGCGGTCTGGAGACCGCGGTGGTCAATGGAACCGGTGCCACGCTCGACGACCAGTCGACGCTCGCCGCGACGAATCGCGACGAGGCCCGTGACGCCGAGCTGGCCTCCCTGGTGGGCAACCTGGCGTCGCTGAGCGGCAGTGACAGCAGCCCGCGCCTGTCTGAGCTCGGGGTGGAATTCGTGCTGTTGGCCAACCCGGCCACCACCCAGCCACCCGCCGCCCTCACGACCACCACCCAGCGCGCGACCGCCGCTTTCGATGCCAACTCGTCGCTGACCACGGTCGGAAAGACCTTTGCGGGAACCCTGTGGCAGATCACCGGCACTCCGAGCCTGTCGTCACTTCCCTCGCCCAATCCCACGAACACGGGCACGGCCACGGGAGCTTTGCTGCTCGTGGCCCAGGGCATCGTCTTCCTCCTGATGCTTCTGCTCGCGCTGCCCGCCGGGCGGCTGCAGCCTCACGGCACCCGAGCGGTGAGCGCCCTCGAGCCGGCCGCTGCCGCGATTCCCGAGGCTGACGACGACTCGCCGGAACACGATGGTCCCGATGCTTCGACAGCCACGACCAAGACCAAGATCCGCCGCACGCTGTTCGCACGCAGGGCGCGGCCGGATGCCGCTGCCGAGGCAGCAACCGCTGCCGCTGCCGCTGGATCTGCTGCCATCGCGTCCGCTCCCGACGAGGCCGAGGGCGCGGATAACGCCGTCAACGAGGCTGAAGCCGCTGCTGATGCTGCTGACGAGAACACTGCTGACGAGAACGCTGACGCCGAGGAGGCGCCCGTCCCAGCCGTCGCCGTAGCCCCATCAGAAACGCCGGCGCACCCCGACACGGCGCCAGTCGTCGTGCATCCCGGCGAGGATTTCGACCTGAAGCCCGCGTCCGCCCCCGTCGGCGAGTCCGAAGCGGAGCGCCCCTCCGGGTCGCTGCCGACTCTCGAGCAGCTCGTCGAGGAGCCGGTGGCCGCGGAACTCCCCGACTTCGAGCCGGAGCCGACGACCGAGTTCGTGGAATCACCTGAGTCGTCGTTCGACACGTCGGCCACGCCCGACACCGCTGCCACGCCTCACGCGACGGTTCAGGCCGAGTTGCCCTTCGAGGCCGCGGAAGCGGACGGCCAAGCTGTTCCGACCGATGAGGACACTCCGGCGAATGGCTCTTCGGCCGGTGTCACCACGCCAAACGAGCAGCCGTCGTTCTCGCATGCGCCAGCGGCGTCGAGCGAGTACGACGATGACTACGACCCCGACGCGGAGACAGTGATGCGTGTGAAACCGATCGATCTCAGCGCCGAGGAGGACGAGAACCATGGCCGCTAA
- a CDS encoding DUF5719 family protein has product MAAKRAVIATSARALGAVLTLGAGAALVAGAVLVPLPSHTVAVPAVTVSPTPLPQSLVCAGPLLQLANGANADATTVSGVGTPGRTSGVSKDGTAAKIEQVPLKAPDNTTSSGTVAPTVVTAPEASAGVLLAAAQSVSVATEDIAGLAASSCGEATSDAWLVGGATTVGRTSFILLNNPTKVTANVDLTLYSEAGAIDAPGSKGITVPANSQRVFSLAGFAPKAEYPVVHVVSTGGYVAPSLQQNIIRGLEPGGVELVGPTLAPAQSVVIPGVRISGTSAIAERLSADGYADLQAALRVFVPGTSDATITVSVASESSGTADGSYTLNANAGVVSELPLKDLPDGTYSVTLSSTAPIVASARTSALAPGALDFSWNQAAAGLTSDVLVPVAPGPAPRIHLANSGSADAAVTLAPGSGPDVKVVVPAGGTKGLDAQPNTVYSVKTTAPVAISVGYSDTGKLSAYTIAVPSALAAPIVVYP; this is encoded by the coding sequence ATGGCCGCTAAGCGCGCAGTCATCGCCACGAGCGCACGAGCGCTCGGGGCCGTGCTCACCCTGGGTGCCGGAGCCGCTCTCGTGGCGGGGGCCGTTCTCGTGCCCCTTCCGTCTCACACGGTTGCGGTTCCTGCTGTCACCGTATCGCCGACTCCTCTGCCGCAGTCGCTCGTCTGCGCCGGCCCCCTGCTGCAACTCGCCAACGGTGCCAACGCCGATGCCACGACGGTGTCGGGTGTCGGAACGCCGGGCCGCACCAGTGGCGTCAGCAAGGACGGAACCGCCGCGAAGATCGAACAGGTTCCCTTGAAAGCGCCCGACAACACGACCTCGAGCGGCACCGTCGCTCCGACGGTCGTGACGGCACCGGAGGCCAGCGCGGGAGTGCTTCTTGCTGCTGCCCAGTCCGTTTCCGTCGCCACGGAAGACATCGCGGGCCTGGCCGCCAGTTCCTGCGGCGAGGCCACGTCCGACGCGTGGTTGGTCGGTGGTGCGACGACCGTGGGGCGCACGAGCTTCATCCTCTTGAACAACCCCACCAAGGTCACGGCGAATGTCGACCTCACCCTCTACTCAGAGGCGGGGGCCATCGACGCCCCGGGGTCGAAGGGCATCACGGTTCCCGCGAACTCCCAGCGCGTCTTCTCTCTGGCTGGCTTCGCCCCGAAAGCGGAATACCCGGTGGTTCATGTCGTGAGCACAGGCGGCTATGTCGCCCCGAGCCTGCAGCAGAACATCATCCGTGGACTAGAACCCGGCGGCGTAGAGCTCGTCGGACCGACGCTCGCGCCGGCGCAGAGCGTTGTCATTCCGGGCGTTCGCATCTCGGGCACCTCGGCCATCGCGGAGCGGCTGTCAGCGGACGGCTATGCCGATCTGCAGGCGGCACTGCGGGTGTTCGTTCCCGGCACGTCCGATGCCACGATCACCGTCTCGGTCGCTAGCGAGAGTTCGGGCACCGCCGACGGCTCCTACACGCTGAATGCCAACGCCGGGGTCGTGAGCGAACTGCCGCTGAAAGACCTGCCAGACGGCACGTACTCCGTGACTCTGTCTTCCACCGCGCCCATCGTGGCGTCGGCCCGCACGTCGGCGCTCGCGCCCGGGGCGCTCGACTTCTCGTGGAACCAAGCTGCTGCCGGTCTCACCAGCGACGTGCTCGTGCCTGTCGCGCCCGGTCCGGCACCGCGCATCCACCTGGCGAACAGCGGCAGCGCCGATGCCGCGGTGACCCTGGCCCCCGGCTCTGGCCCCGATGTGAAGGTGGTCGTCCCCGCAGGGGGCACGAAGGGCCTGGATGCGCAGCCGAATACCGTGTACAGCGTCAAGACCACGGCTCCGGTCGCGATCTCGGTCGGTTACAGCGACACGGGCAAGCTGAGCGCGTACACGATCGCGGTGCCGAGTGCGCTGGCCGCCCCGATCGTCGTCTACCCCTAG
- a CDS encoding stage II sporulation protein M, with translation MDLDAYAAARRDDWARLDALGRRRFSRGSDADELIERYQAGAADLSAIKTTAGSTAHGERLSLSLSRARLRFTGAPSNVLRQIPSFFMLQLPAALYRIRWITLVVALVTVLVAALYAIWVSNDPQVLANLGSDADLRKLADEDFVNYYSENPAASFSGQVWTNNAWIAAQCIAFGITGFYVPVVIMSNAQNLGLSAAVLFHYGEGDTFFLYILPHGLLELTAIFVAAAAGLRIFWAWIAPGARTRTQALAEDGRALFTVALGLVIVLFVSGIIEGFVTPQPWPWVVKIGIGALALAAFLVYMLLLGRLAVRAGETGDLDEFEAGARQLIAG, from the coding sequence ATGGATCTCGACGCGTACGCTGCCGCCCGCCGAGACGACTGGGCTCGTCTCGATGCTCTCGGTCGACGCCGCTTCTCTCGGGGGAGTGACGCCGACGAGCTGATCGAGCGCTACCAGGCCGGCGCAGCCGATCTGTCGGCCATCAAGACCACGGCGGGTTCGACGGCACACGGAGAGCGGTTGTCGCTGTCGTTGTCGCGGGCGAGACTACGTTTCACGGGCGCGCCGAGCAATGTGCTTCGGCAGATTCCGTCATTCTTCATGCTTCAGCTGCCGGCGGCGCTGTACCGCATCCGCTGGATCACGCTCGTCGTCGCGCTGGTCACCGTGCTCGTCGCCGCCCTCTACGCCATCTGGGTGAGCAACGATCCACAGGTGCTGGCCAACCTCGGCTCGGACGCCGATCTGCGCAAGCTGGCCGACGAAGATTTCGTGAACTACTACTCCGAGAACCCGGCAGCGTCGTTCTCGGGCCAGGTCTGGACGAACAACGCGTGGATCGCCGCCCAGTGCATCGCTTTCGGGATCACGGGGTTCTACGTTCCGGTCGTCATCATGTCGAACGCGCAGAACCTGGGCCTCAGCGCCGCGGTGCTGTTCCACTACGGCGAGGGGGACACGTTCTTCCTCTACATCCTTCCGCACGGCCTTCTCGAGCTCACGGCTATCTTCGTGGCCGCCGCCGCCGGCCTGCGCATCTTCTGGGCGTGGATCGCGCCCGGCGCACGCACACGCACGCAGGCCCTCGCCGAAGACGGCAGGGCCCTCTTCACTGTGGCGCTCGGGCTGGTGATCGTGCTCTTCGTGTCGGGCATCATCGAGGGCTTCGTGACGCCCCAGCCGTGGCCCTGGGTCGTGAAGATCGGCATCGGAGCGCTCGCGCTCGCGGCATTCCTCGTCTACATGCTGCTGTTGGGCCGCCTCGCGGTTCGCGCCGGCGAGACGGGTGACCTCGACGAATTCGAGGCGGGCGCGCGGCAACTCATCGCGGGCTGA
- a CDS encoding metallopeptidase family protein, protein MARTRRTAPASSRGTERNRHGRGLRSAVTGPHLPMLNTRIDFFDTTVASTAEYLRSIWPNELADAVFEIGALPYGDNGRPGTADTGVERWRIVGDRIILYRVPIERLAHLHRNDESHRRMLVESCVFRAVAEYLGKDPWDLAPEGFRHF, encoded by the coding sequence ATGGCTCGCACTCGTCGCACGGCACCCGCATCGTCGCGGGGAACGGAGCGTAACCGGCACGGGCGGGGGCTACGCTCCGCGGTGACCGGCCCGCACCTGCCGATGTTGAACACCCGCATCGATTTCTTCGATACCACCGTCGCATCGACCGCGGAATATCTGCGCAGCATCTGGCCGAACGAACTGGCGGACGCCGTCTTCGAGATCGGTGCGCTGCCCTACGGCGACAACGGCCGGCCCGGCACGGCGGACACCGGCGTCGAACGGTGGCGGATCGTCGGTGATCGCATCATTCTCTACCGCGTTCCCATCGAGCGGCTGGCGCACCTCCACCGCAACGACGAGTCGCACCGGCGCATGCTGGTCGAGAGCTGCGTTTTTCGAGCCGTCGCCGAATATCTCGGAAAAGACCCGTGGGATCTCGCACCCGAGGGCTTCCGTCACTTCTGA
- a CDS encoding DUF58 domain-containing protein, which yields MAVSGRFVLLTALGFIPIVLLGSAYRQAELTLVAWLMFVVIAGIADLLVAASPRKLVLERVLPQRVRLGETVVSELYITNENRRALHALVRDGWQPSAGASTSRQRVSVPASERRMLTLTLTPFRRGDRRSAGITVRSFGPLGLWARQATLTSPGRIRVLPPFTSRRHLPSRLARLRELDGSTSVQIRGQGTEFDSLREYVRGDDVRSIDWRATARQGDVRAGHEQRLMVRTWRPERDRRIVIVIDTGRTQAARIDNEPRIDTSFESALLLSALASRAGDRVDVIAWDRRIRGRVSGATGSDLLSRMVDTMATIDPELLETDWSLVPGQVRNLTNQRALVVLLTSIDTPATARGLLSVLPQLTQRHTVLVAAVSDPAVLAAVGERGDRDEAYRAASAERSLLDVARVTAAIARQGGDLITASPQALPPLLADRYLALKAAGRL from the coding sequence ATGGCTGTCTCCGGCCGTTTTGTCCTCCTTACGGCGCTCGGCTTCATTCCGATCGTTTTACTGGGCAGCGCCTACCGCCAGGCCGAGTTGACCCTCGTCGCCTGGCTGATGTTCGTGGTCATCGCAGGAATAGCGGACCTACTCGTGGCGGCGTCGCCCCGCAAGCTCGTTCTGGAACGCGTCCTCCCCCAGCGCGTGCGTCTCGGCGAAACGGTGGTGAGTGAGCTCTACATCACGAACGAGAACCGTCGCGCGCTTCATGCGCTGGTGCGCGACGGATGGCAACCATCGGCGGGTGCTTCGACGTCACGCCAGCGGGTGAGCGTGCCCGCATCCGAACGCCGGATGCTCACCCTCACCCTCACTCCGTTCCGTCGCGGCGATCGCCGCTCGGCTGGCATCACCGTGCGCAGCTTCGGACCGCTCGGACTATGGGCACGCCAGGCGACGCTCACGAGTCCTGGACGCATCCGGGTACTGCCGCCATTCACCTCGCGTAGACACCTTCCGTCGCGGCTCGCCCGGCTACGCGAGCTCGACGGATCGACCAGTGTGCAGATCCGCGGCCAGGGCACGGAGTTCGACAGCCTGCGCGAATACGTTCGCGGCGACGATGTGCGCTCCATCGACTGGAGGGCCACCGCAAGGCAGGGCGACGTTCGGGCAGGACACGAACAGAGGCTGATGGTGCGCACCTGGAGACCGGAGCGGGATCGCCGCATCGTGATCGTGATCGATACCGGACGCACGCAGGCCGCCCGCATCGACAACGAACCACGCATCGATACCTCTTTCGAGTCGGCCCTGCTTCTGTCCGCCCTCGCGTCGCGGGCCGGCGATCGCGTCGATGTGATCGCGTGGGACCGCCGCATCCGAGGCCGGGTGTCGGGCGCGACCGGCTCAGATCTTCTCTCCCGCATGGTCGACACGATGGCCACCATCGACCCCGAGCTTCTCGAGACCGACTGGTCGCTCGTGCCCGGGCAGGTGCGCAATCTCACCAACCAACGGGCTCTCGTCGTGCTGCTGACATCGATCGATACACCCGCAACGGCCCGCGGCCTGCTGAGCGTGCTGCCCCAGCTCACGCAGCGCCACACGGTGCTGGTGGCGGCGGTGTCCGACCCCGCCGTGCTGGCTGCGGTCGGCGAGCGAGGAGACCGCGACGAGGCCTACCGCGCGGCGTCTGCGGAGCGCTCACTGCTCGACGTCGCACGGGTCACCGCGGCGATCGCCAGGCAGGGCGGCGACCTGATCACCGCGTCACCGCAGGCGCTCCCCCCGCTGCTCGCCGACCGCTACCTCGCGCTGAAGGCGGCGGGTCGCCTCTGA